A genomic stretch from Candidatus Dormiibacterota bacterium includes:
- a CDS encoding helix-turn-helix domain-containing protein, with protein sequence MITVKDVWRGAMPDGTELLGGGGGLDRRVEWATALRTRPPAFETIKGGEMAFVPVRSIRLLDERLDLAQVIQSFGDKGGVAVAVVGEASMESVAVAERMMMPLLHLPDGAHLNDIQQTVVRFILDQRTLLHERQQELHTQLMELALAGAGTPAIVDRLAEITGQAAVWQDNDGTVRHVSASADGDGLRAGLEKEGPRVRRWAEGIAVVAADPPVHEFALHKSGMARLVAPVPVRDGIGGFISLIAPDTQLDQLSRLAVARAASACAIELDRERAVLQARDELEGEFLESLLAGTYSSESAVRHRAERLGFDVSGDTVVMVARPDGGVEQVPRVRGDQLVAGAQGWIRRRAPAALATLRQRAVAAVVPLIDGQPAVDLRRLAADLRLECAGAVGGEVSVGLGRAKPGINGVRASYREAEQALTMGTRLFGGARVVAFADLGLYRLLYAMNGQTELREFFDDQVQALVEYDQRTGAGLMATLDAFFRCHGSPTEIAQLLHLHRNTVLYRLRRIEDIAQLSLDDPETRLNLHLCLKVRDVLQAAS encoded by the coding sequence GTTGCGCACCCGCCCGCCCGCGTTCGAGACCATCAAGGGCGGGGAGATGGCGTTCGTGCCGGTGCGCAGCATCCGGCTCCTCGACGAGCGGCTCGACCTCGCCCAGGTGATCCAGAGCTTCGGCGACAAGGGCGGGGTCGCGGTGGCGGTGGTCGGCGAGGCCTCGATGGAGTCGGTGGCCGTCGCCGAGCGGATGATGATGCCGCTCCTCCACCTGCCCGACGGCGCCCACCTCAACGACATCCAGCAGACCGTGGTGCGCTTCATCCTCGACCAGCGCACCCTGCTCCACGAGCGCCAGCAGGAGCTGCACACCCAGCTGATGGAGCTGGCCCTCGCCGGCGCCGGCACCCCGGCGATCGTCGACCGGCTCGCCGAGATCACCGGTCAGGCGGCGGTGTGGCAGGACAACGACGGCACCGTCCGCCACGTCTCCGCCTCGGCCGACGGCGACGGCCTGCGCGCCGGCCTGGAGAAGGAGGGGCCGCGGGTCCGCCGCTGGGCGGAGGGCATCGCCGTGGTCGCCGCCGACCCACCGGTGCACGAGTTCGCGCTCCACAAGAGCGGCATGGCCCGGCTGGTCGCACCCGTGCCGGTCCGTGACGGCATCGGCGGGTTCATCTCGCTGATCGCCCCCGACACCCAGCTCGACCAGCTCAGCCGGCTCGCCGTCGCCCGCGCCGCCTCCGCGTGCGCCATCGAGCTCGACCGCGAGCGCGCCGTCCTCCAGGCCCGCGACGAGCTCGAGGGCGAGTTCCTCGAGTCCCTGCTCGCCGGCACCTACTCGTCGGAGTCGGCGGTGCGCCACCGCGCCGAGCGGCTCGGCTTCGACGTCAGCGGCGACACCGTCGTGATGGTGGCCCGCCCAGACGGCGGCGTCGAGCAGGTGCCGCGGGTGCGCGGCGACCAGCTCGTCGCCGGCGCCCAGGGATGGATCCGCCGCCGCGCCCCAGCGGCGCTCGCCACCCTGCGCCAGCGCGCCGTGGCCGCGGTGGTGCCGCTGATCGACGGCCAGCCGGCGGTCGACCTGCGCCGGCTCGCCGCCGACCTGCGCCTCGAGTGCGCCGGGGCGGTGGGGGGCGAGGTCTCGGTCGGCCTGGGCCGTGCCAAGCCGGGGATCAACGGCGTGCGCGCCTCGTACCGCGAGGCCGAGCAGGCGCTGACCATGGGCACCCGCCTCTTCGGCGGCGCCCGGGTGGTGGCCTTCGCCGACCTGGGCCTGTACCGGCTGCTCTACGCGATGAACGGCCAGACCGAGCTCCGCGAGTTCTTCGACGACCAGGTCCAGGCGCTGGTCGAGTACGACCAGCGCACCGGAGCCGGGCTGATGGCCACCCTCGACGCCTTCTTCCGCTGCCACGGCTCGCCCACCGAGATCGCCCAGCTGCTCCACCTCCACCGCAACACCGTCCTCTACCGCCTCCGGCGCATCGAGGACATCGCCCAGCTGAGCCTCGACGACCCCGAGACCAGGCTGAACCTGCACCTCTGCCTGAAGGTGCGCGACGTCCTCCAGGCAGCCTCCTGA
- a CDS encoding ammonium transporter has translation MHRRTRLLAAAAAGAVALTLIPRAVLAADDTTATQAAGVAADTVWVIVAACFVLFMQAGFAMLEVGFSRMKNVGTVVAKIIVNLSISSIVYWAVGFAIAFGGASGILGSIIGHTGFVPEFRPGSHIDTPSLDASTVPAAAKFFFEFVFCAVSLAIVWGTMLERTKFIVYILFAVPFAGFIYPMISHWLFGGGWLMTHFGAQDFAGSTVVHLTGATAGFAGLLLLGPRIGKYSRDGRPNAIPGHSMPLAQLGVIILWFGWFGFNPGSTLNATNLHFADIVVVTNIAAAAGAIGAMLAIYQMQKSLDTGMIGNGAIAALVAITAPSGYVQPGWAIVIGFVAGLIVVYGVIAIDKVLDDPVGALSAHGLAGIWGTLSCGLFTDPDFAKLGVGSGGLVYTGKFNQLGAQALAVSISFTTVFTLSFLLFWIIKKTVGLRVDERHELDGLDISEHGMWGYPEAFMPVPGGAYIHPDAIAGPAHVTAPPRTPPKPPAGPDSTPKKKIEARS, from the coding sequence GTGCACCGTCGTACCCGTTTGCTTGCAGCCGCCGCCGCGGGAGCCGTCGCCCTGACGCTGATCCCCAGGGCGGTCCTCGCGGCCGACGACACCACCGCGACCCAGGCGGCGGGAGTCGCAGCGGACACGGTCTGGGTGATCGTGGCCGCATGCTTCGTTCTCTTCATGCAGGCCGGCTTCGCCATGCTCGAGGTCGGCTTCAGCCGGATGAAGAACGTGGGCACGGTGGTCGCAAAGATCATCGTCAACCTGAGCATCTCGTCGATCGTCTACTGGGCGGTGGGCTTCGCCATCGCATTCGGCGGGGCGAGCGGCATCCTGGGTTCGATCATCGGCCACACCGGGTTCGTGCCCGAGTTCCGTCCCGGGTCACACATCGACACCCCGTCGCTCGACGCCTCGACGGTGCCGGCGGCGGCGAAGTTCTTCTTCGAGTTCGTCTTCTGCGCGGTGTCGCTGGCGATCGTCTGGGGCACGATGCTGGAGCGGACCAAGTTCATCGTCTACATCCTGTTCGCGGTGCCCTTCGCCGGCTTCATCTACCCGATGATCAGCCACTGGCTGTTCGGCGGCGGCTGGCTGATGACCCACTTCGGGGCCCAGGACTTCGCGGGCTCGACCGTCGTCCACCTCACCGGTGCCACCGCGGGCTTCGCCGGCCTGCTCCTGCTCGGGCCCCGGATCGGCAAGTACAGCCGTGACGGCAGACCCAACGCCATCCCCGGCCACAGCATGCCGCTGGCGCAGCTCGGGGTCATCATCCTGTGGTTCGGCTGGTTCGGCTTCAACCCCGGATCGACGCTGAACGCCACCAACCTGCACTTCGCCGACATCGTGGTGGTGACCAACATCGCCGCCGCGGCCGGTGCCATCGGCGCCATGCTGGCCATCTACCAGATGCAGAAGTCGCTCGACACCGGCATGATCGGCAACGGCGCCATCGCCGCCCTGGTCGCCATCACCGCCCCGTCGGGCTACGTGCAGCCGGGCTGGGCGATCGTCATCGGCTTCGTCGCGGGCCTGATCGTGGTGTACGGCGTCATCGCCATCGACAAGGTGCTCGACGACCCCGTCGGCGCGCTCAGCGCCCACGGCCTGGCGGGCATCTGGGGCACGCTGAGCTGCGGCCTCTTCACCGACCCCGACTTCGCCAAGCTCGGCGTGGGCTCGGGCGGCCTGGTCTACACCGGCAAGTTCAACCAGCTCGGCGCCCAGGCGCTGGCGGTGAGCATCAGCTTCACCACCGTGTTCACGCTCTCGTTCCTCCTCTTCTGGATCATCAAGAAGACGGTCGGTCTGCGCGTCGACGAGCGCCACGAGCTCGACGGCCTCGACATCAGCGAGCACGGCATGTGGGGCTATCCGGAGGCGTTCATGCCGGTGCCGGGCGGGGCGTATATTCACCCCGACGCCATCGCCGGGCCGGCGCACGTCACGGCGCCGCCCAGGACGCCGCCGAAGCCTCCCGCCGGGCCCGACTCCACTCCGAAGAAGAAGATCGAGGCCCGGTCATGA
- a CDS encoding P-II family nitrogen regulator, whose protein sequence is MKKVEAIIRPDRLQPVQDALDALGASGITIIEVLGCGHQRGYTEHYRGTRANISLQRKVMVMVVIPDDRVEGVVEAIAGAARTGEVGDGKIFVLPVEEAVRIRTGEQGDDIVQHRVPEHWGH, encoded by the coding sequence ATGAAGAAGGTTGAGGCGATCATCCGGCCGGACCGGCTGCAGCCGGTCCAGGATGCGCTCGACGCGCTCGGCGCCTCGGGGATCACGATCATCGAGGTGCTGGGCTGCGGTCATCAGCGTGGCTACACCGAGCACTACCGCGGCACCAGGGCCAACATCTCGCTCCAGCGCAAGGTGATGGTCATGGTGGTCATCCCCGACGACCGGGTGGAGGGGGTGGTCGAGGCCATCGCCGGCGCCGCCCGGACCGGCGAGGTCGGTGACGGCAAGATCTTCGTCCTCCCGGTGGAGGAGGCGGTCCGGATCCGCACCGGCGAGCAGGGCGACGACATCGTCCAGCACCGCGTCCCCGAGCACTGGGGACACTGA
- a CDS encoding ferredoxin family protein, with product MTYVITEPCIDLKDKSCIEVCPVDCIISADEDRMLYIDPDECIDCGACVDPCPVDAIYAEEDVPAQWSAFTEINRAYFKDKDAVRRQVDALKPPA from the coding sequence ATGACCTACGTCATCACCGAGCCCTGCATCGACCTCAAGGACAAGTCCTGCATCGAGGTGTGTCCGGTCGACTGCATCATCAGCGCCGACGAGGACCGGATGCTCTACATCGATCCCGATGAGTGCATCGACTGCGGCGCCTGTGTCGACCCCTGTCCCGTCGACGCGATCTACGCCGAGGAGGACGTGCCCGCGCAGTGGAGCGCGTTCACGGAGATCAATCGGGCGTACTTCAAGGACAAGGACGCAGTCCGCAGGCAGGTGGACGCCCTCAAGCCCCCCGCCTGA
- the glnA gene encoding type I glutamate--ammonia ligase — translation MAIDESVAASKVSPKQVISDAKKAGVKMIDFRFVDLPGTWQHFSIPVGELTEDLFAEGIGFDGSSIRGFQKIHESDMLLFPDPSTATVDPCLEVPTMWIICDIKDPIRREPYSRDPRYIARKAEAYLRETGIADTSYWGPEAEFYIFNSIRFDQNAHEGYYFIDSEEGIWNSGRNGSQPNLGYLPRHKEGYFPVPPVDKLQDLRSRITLALLDSGVPIEVHHHEVGTAGQTEIDMRFDTLTTMADKVLTYKYIVKNVCYKNGYTATFMPKPLFGDNGSGMHTHQSLWKDGVPLFYDKDGYALLSDMARWYIGGLLKHAPAILAFSNPTTNSYRRLVPGYEAPINLVYSARNRSACVRIPTYSASPKARRLEFRTPDPTCNPYLAFPAMLMAGLDGVMNRIEPPKPIDEDLYELDPEMAAMVKSTPGSLSEVLDALEQDNEFLQKGGVFTEDLIYTYIAYKREREVDPVALRPHPYEFALYYDA, via the coding sequence ATGGCGATCGACGAGTCCGTGGCCGCGAGCAAGGTGTCGCCGAAGCAGGTCATCAGCGACGCCAAGAAGGCGGGGGTCAAGATGATCGACTTTCGCTTCGTCGACCTGCCCGGCACCTGGCAGCACTTCAGCATCCCCGTCGGCGAGCTCACCGAGGACCTCTTCGCCGAGGGGATCGGCTTCGACGGCTCGAGCATCCGCGGCTTCCAGAAGATCCACGAGAGCGACATGCTGCTCTTCCCGGATCCCTCCACCGCGACGGTCGACCCCTGCCTCGAAGTCCCGACGATGTGGATCATCTGCGACATCAAGGACCCGATCCGGCGGGAGCCCTACAGCCGCGATCCCCGCTACATCGCCCGGAAGGCGGAGGCCTACCTGCGCGAGACCGGCATCGCCGACACCTCGTACTGGGGCCCCGAGGCGGAGTTCTACATCTTCAACTCCATCCGCTTCGACCAGAACGCCCACGAGGGGTACTACTTCATCGACTCCGAGGAGGGCATCTGGAACAGCGGGAGGAACGGCTCGCAGCCCAACCTCGGCTACCTGCCCCGGCACAAGGAGGGCTACTTCCCGGTGCCGCCGGTGGACAAGCTGCAGGACCTCCGCAGCCGGATCACCCTGGCGCTGCTCGACTCCGGCGTCCCCATCGAGGTGCACCACCACGAGGTCGGCACCGCGGGCCAGACCGAGATCGACATGCGCTTCGACACCCTGACGACGATGGCCGACAAGGTGCTCACCTACAAGTACATCGTCAAGAACGTCTGCTACAAGAACGGCTACACCGCGACGTTCATGCCCAAGCCGCTGTTCGGCGACAACGGCAGTGGCATGCACACCCACCAGTCGCTGTGGAAGGACGGGGTGCCGCTGTTCTACGACAAGGACGGCTACGCGCTGCTCAGTGACATGGCCCGCTGGTACATCGGCGGCCTGCTCAAGCACGCGCCGGCGATCCTCGCCTTCTCCAACCCCACCACCAACAGCTACCGCAGGCTGGTGCCGGGCTACGAGGCGCCGATCAACCTGGTGTACTCGGCGCGCAACCGCAGCGCCTGCGTGCGCATCCCCACCTACAGCGCCAGCCCCAAGGCGCGCCGGCTGGAGTTCCGCACCCCCGACCCGACCTGCAACCCGTACCTCGCCTTCCCGGCCATGCTCATGGCCGGCCTCGACGGTGTGATGAACAGGATCGAGCCGCCCAAGCCCATCGACGAGGACCTCTACGAGCTCGATCCCGAGATGGCCGCGATGGTGAAGAGCACCCCGGGCTCGCTCTCCGAGGTTCTCGACGCCCTCGAGCAGGACAACGAGTTCCTGCAGAAGGGCGGGGTCTTCACCGAGGACCTCATCTACACCTACATCGCCTACAAGCGTGAGCGCGAGGTCGACCCGGTCGCCCTGCGCCCGCACCCCTACGAGTTCGCCCTGTACTACGACGCGTAG
- the dxs gene encoding 1-deoxy-D-xylulose-5-phosphate synthase, translating into MLLPEIAGPEDLRGLGYADLDRLCAEIRQFLVEAVSRTGGHLGVNLGVVELTVALHRVFESPRDRIIFDTGHQAYVHKLLTGRQEMFATLRQRGGLSGYPSRAESEHDMVENSHASTGLSYALAVATARRLRGERGRTVCVVGDGALTGGMAYEALNNIGHHQPEMLIVVNDNGRSYAPTIGGIAENLARLRLSPRYEAAKDAAGSVLRGLPVGGELAYDTARRMKNSVKQLVAQPSIFESLGLKYGGPIDGHDVRAIERALRDAAQYRGPVVVHVVTEKGRGYPPAEADTVDLFHGVSSFDPVTGKGGSRGASWTDLFGEALCEAAAADPRIVAITAAMASSTGLLGFAERYPDRFFDVGIAEQHAVTFATGLAMTGLRPVVCIYSTFLQRAFDQVTCDASLHRAPVLFVLDRAGVTGDDGASHHGALDLAYLRCIPGMTVSAPSTPDEMRRLLATGLEAEGPFALRFPRGVAPAAATAPLVAVPVGRGQVLRDGRDVALLAIGKMVPVAVIAAEKLAAAGVSATVVDARFAKPVDPDLAPLVERHRAALTIEDGTVTGGFGSAVLEALAAAGVAVPVRVLGLPDAFLEHGPQARLLSGLGLDADGVVEAARALLRRDAESALAG; encoded by the coding sequence GTGCTGCTCCCAGAGATCGCGGGGCCCGAGGATCTGCGCGGTCTCGGATATGCCGACCTCGACCGGCTGTGCGCGGAGATCCGCCAGTTCCTCGTCGAGGCGGTCTCGAGGACCGGCGGCCACCTCGGCGTGAACCTGGGCGTCGTCGAGCTGACGGTGGCGCTGCACCGGGTCTTCGAGAGCCCGCGCGACCGGATCATCTTCGACACCGGCCACCAGGCCTACGTGCACAAGCTGCTCACCGGCCGGCAGGAGATGTTCGCCACCCTGCGCCAGCGGGGGGGCCTCAGCGGCTACCCCTCCCGCGCCGAGTCCGAGCACGACATGGTGGAGAACTCCCACGCGTCGACCGGGCTCTCCTACGCGCTCGCCGTGGCCACCGCCCGGCGGCTGCGCGGCGAGCGCGGCCGCACCGTCTGCGTGGTCGGCGACGGCGCCCTCACCGGAGGGATGGCCTACGAGGCGCTGAACAACATCGGCCACCACCAGCCGGAGATGCTGATCGTCGTCAACGACAACGGCCGCTCCTACGCGCCCACCATCGGCGGCATCGCCGAGAACCTCGCCCGGCTGCGGCTGTCGCCGCGCTACGAGGCCGCCAAGGACGCCGCCGGCTCGGTGCTCCGAGGTCTCCCGGTCGGCGGCGAGCTCGCCTACGACACCGCCCGGCGGATGAAGAACTCGGTCAAGCAGCTGGTCGCCCAGCCCTCGATCTTCGAGAGCCTGGGGCTGAAGTACGGCGGCCCCATCGACGGCCACGACGTCCGCGCCATCGAGCGGGCGCTGCGCGACGCCGCCCAGTATCGCGGCCCGGTGGTGGTGCACGTGGTCACCGAGAAGGGACGCGGCTACCCGCCCGCCGAGGCCGACACCGTCGACCTCTTCCACGGCGTCTCCAGCTTCGACCCGGTCACGGGGAAGGGGGGCAGCCGCGGCGCCTCCTGGACCGACCTCTTCGGCGAGGCGCTCTGCGAGGCCGCCGCCGCCGACCCGCGGATCGTCGCCATCACCGCGGCGATGGCCTCGTCCACCGGCCTTCTGGGCTTCGCCGAGCGCTACCCCGACCGCTTCTTCGACGTCGGCATCGCCGAGCAGCACGCCGTCACCTTCGCCACCGGCCTGGCGATGACCGGGCTGCGACCGGTGGTGTGCATCTACTCGACGTTCCTGCAGCGGGCCTTCGACCAGGTCACCTGCGACGCCTCGCTGCACCGCGCCCCGGTGCTCTTCGTGCTCGACCGCGCCGGGGTCACCGGCGACGACGGCGCCTCCCACCACGGCGCGCTCGACCTCGCCTACCTGCGCTGCATCCCGGGGATGACGGTGTCGGCGCCGAGCACCCCGGACGAGATGCGCCGCCTCCTCGCCACCGGCCTGGAGGCCGAGGGCCCCTTCGCGCTGCGCTTCCCCCGGGGGGTCGCGCCGGCGGCCGCCACCGCGCCGCTCGTGGCCGTCCCGGTGGGCCGCGGCCAGGTGCTCCGCGACGGCCGCGACGTCGCCCTGCTCGCGATCGGCAAGATGGTGCCGGTGGCGGTGATCGCCGCCGAGAAGCTCGCCGCCGCGGGGGTGAGCGCGACCGTCGTCGACGCCCGCTTCGCCAAGCCGGTCGACCCCGACCTCGCCCCGCTGGTCGAGCGCCACCGTGCCGCCCTGACCATCGAGGACGGCACCGTGACCGGCGGCTTCGGCAGCGCCGTGCTGGAGGCGCTCGCCGCCGCCGGGGTGGCGGTGCCGGTGCGGGTGCTCGGGCTGCCCGACGCCTTCCTCGAGCACGGCCCGCAGGCCCGGCTGCTCAGCGGCCTCGGCCTCGACGCCGACGGCGTGGTCGAGGCCGCCCGCGCCCTGCTCCGCCGCGACGCCGAGAGCGCGCTGGCGGGCTGA
- a CDS encoding LLM class flavin-dependent oxidoreductase, giving the protein MASRIADPDSSPRATRPGPAGRFAVASGEMSVAAAVAAVQEAEWLGYEAAFAGEAGLEADAFVVSAAALAATSTIHAGPGIANVVDRHPAALARGAASLDRLAPGRALLGLGRGDPAHARALGLEPATTAALEDALRICRALLGGGGVDHAGRRWRARLEAAPARARARAPVPLCLAAVGPATLRLAGALADTALLNYASGPEYVRWAVAHVREGAERAGRDPGEVDIAGYVLVARTDQEDAARQLEAVRRTVAAVHALPGEGELLAAPSGGSPSGWSPDTLGRFAAVGDAAACAARLEEYRAAGLGCVVLMPGAMRALHGGGEPSR; this is encoded by the coding sequence ATGGCGAGCCGGATCGCCGACCCCGACTCCTCCCCCCGGGCCACGCGGCCGGGACCCGCGGGCCGCTTCGCGGTGGCCAGCGGGGAGATGAGCGTCGCCGCCGCCGTGGCCGCGGTGCAGGAGGCCGAGTGGCTCGGCTACGAGGCCGCGTTCGCCGGCGAGGCGGGCCTGGAGGCCGACGCCTTCGTGGTCAGCGCCGCCGCGCTGGCGGCGACCTCGACGATCCACGCCGGGCCGGGGATCGCCAACGTCGTCGACCGCCACCCCGCCGCCCTCGCCCGCGGCGCCGCGAGCCTCGACCGGCTCGCCCCGGGGAGGGCGTTGCTCGGCCTGGGACGCGGCGACCCCGCCCACGCCCGCGCCCTCGGGCTGGAGCCCGCCACCACCGCGGCGCTGGAGGACGCCCTGCGCATCTGCCGCGCCCTGCTGGGCGGTGGCGGCGTCGACCACGCCGGCCGCCGCTGGAGGGCGCGCCTGGAGGCCGCGCCGGCGCGCGCCCGGGCGCGAGCACCGGTGCCGCTCTGCCTCGCCGCCGTGGGGCCGGCGACGCTCCGGCTGGCCGGGGCCCTCGCCGACACCGCCCTGCTCAACTACGCGAGCGGCCCCGAGTACGTGCGCTGGGCGGTGGCCCACGTCCGCGAGGGGGCGGAGCGAGCCGGACGCGACCCCGGCGAGGTGGACATCGCCGGCTACGTGCTGGTGGCCCGCACCGACCAGGAGGACGCCGCGCGCCAGCTCGAGGCGGTGCGCCGCACGGTGGCGGCGGTGCACGCCCTGCCCGGCGAGGGCGAGCTGCTGGCCGCGCCCTCGGGCGGCAGCCCCTCCGGCTGGAGTCCGGACACCCTGGGACGCTTCGCCGCGGTCGGCGACGCCGCCGCCTGCGCCGCCCGCCTCGAGGAGTACCGGGCCGCCGGGCTGGGCTGCGTCGTGCTCATGCCCGGGGCGATGCGCGCCCTGCACGGCGGCGGAGAACCTTCCCGGTAG
- a CDS encoding tetratricopeptide repeat protein — MAFDPRAALLTCVAQPGADLAEAALWLAVEDDPSVDPAPWLALLDEVAGELGPRIGGGAVPAAGLVAVLAATVRDRLRLHGADGGDPRHHYLNSILEGGAGNPIGCSTVWIALGRRAQLPVEGIGLPGHFLVRIRGTLVDAHGDGAPVDVEQARSMVVRATGAEVPDLEPWLAPTGVREVVARMSRNLRALYTGRQDWALALRAADRCVALLPDAPGELRERGTLRLRLGLTGGAMRDLRRYLDGVPGDAPDRARVERAYASARGMLN, encoded by the coding sequence ATGGCCTTCGACCCGCGCGCCGCCCTGCTCACCTGCGTCGCCCAGCCCGGAGCCGACCTCGCCGAGGCGGCGCTCTGGCTGGCGGTGGAGGACGACCCCTCGGTGGATCCCGCGCCCTGGCTCGCCCTCCTCGACGAGGTCGCCGGCGAGCTCGGTCCCCGCATCGGCGGTGGCGCGGTGCCCGCGGCCGGGCTGGTCGCGGTGCTCGCCGCCACCGTCCGCGACCGTCTCCGCCTCCACGGCGCCGACGGCGGCGACCCCCGCCACCACTACCTCAACTCGATCCTCGAGGGCGGTGCCGGCAACCCCATCGGCTGCAGCACGGTGTGGATCGCGCTCGGCCGCCGCGCCCAGCTGCCGGTCGAGGGCATCGGGCTGCCCGGCCACTTCCTGGTGCGGATCCGCGGCACCCTGGTCGATGCCCACGGCGACGGCGCCCCCGTCGACGTCGAGCAGGCCCGGAGCATGGTGGTCCGGGCCACCGGTGCCGAGGTGCCCGACCTCGAGCCCTGGCTCGCCCCCACCGGGGTGCGCGAGGTGGTGGCCCGGATGTCGCGCAACCTCCGTGCCCTCTACACCGGCCGCCAGGACTGGGCCCTCGCCCTCCGCGCCGCCGACCGCTGCGTCGCCCTCCTCCCCGATGCCCCCGGCGAGCTCCGCGAGCGCGGCACCCTGCGGCTGCGCCTCGGCCTCACCGGCGGCGCCATGCGCGACCTCCGCCGCTACCTCGACGGCGTCCCCGGCGACGCCCCCGACCGCGCCCGGGTGGAGCGGGCCTACGCCAGCGCCCGTGGCATGCTCAACTGA
- a CDS encoding alpha/beta hydrolase, translating to MTGLRDGQVTLPTGARIYYQRAGEGDPLLLLHGIASSTQVWRRLIPALAERHDVIAIDLPGCGRSHKPESDYSVGTQTASIRYVLDALGVDLATVVGHSLGGAVAMSFAYHYPERVGRMALIGSAGLGREMHLLLRLATLPVVPRRLLSLLASPRLRLLARGLEAAMDRLGVEPLLPHRSRHRSDVDELLDRFGDPAVQRAFFGMLASGSSISGQAVSALDRLGMCLFPVLIVWGRNDGIFPMAHAERAARLIPHARLVVLDDCGHFPQLEAPGPFGSALATWLEETRPERLDLAALRRRLDGPRDEQLPDRAAQHDDDEPQDHQPPRGDAALGVGFPAHPDHEEGAAGELGGHRHAGAHHGEGDADDPQDAEPHQLSMPRALA from the coding sequence GTGACCGGGCTGCGGGACGGCCAGGTGACTCTCCCCACCGGGGCCCGGATCTACTACCAGCGCGCCGGCGAGGGCGACCCGCTGCTGCTGCTGCACGGGATCGCGAGCTCGACGCAGGTCTGGAGACGGCTGATCCCCGCGCTCGCGGAGCGCCATGACGTGATCGCCATCGACCTGCCCGGCTGCGGTCGCAGCCACAAGCCCGAGAGCGACTACTCGGTCGGCACCCAGACGGCCTCGATCCGGTACGTGCTCGATGCCCTGGGCGTCGACCTCGCCACGGTGGTCGGTCACAGCCTGGGCGGCGCGGTGGCGATGAGCTTCGCCTACCACTACCCGGAGCGGGTGGGACGCATGGCGCTGATCGGCAGCGCGGGGCTGGGCCGGGAGATGCACCTGCTGCTTCGGCTGGCGACCCTTCCGGTGGTGCCGCGCCGCCTGCTCTCCCTGCTTGCCTCACCGCGGCTGCGGCTGCTGGCCCGAGGGCTGGAGGCGGCCATGGACCGGCTCGGGGTCGAGCCGCTCCTCCCCCACCGGTCGCGTCACCGGTCGGACGTCGACGAGCTGCTCGACCGCTTCGGGGACCCGGCGGTGCAGCGCGCGTTCTTCGGGATGCTCGCCTCGGGAAGCAGCATCAGCGGCCAGGCGGTCTCGGCCCTCGACCGTCTGGGGATGTGCCTCTTCCCGGTGCTGATCGTCTGGGGGAGGAACGACGGCATCTTCCCGATGGCCCACGCCGAGCGTGCCGCCCGGCTCATCCCCCACGCCCGTCTCGTCGTCCTCGACGACTGCGGGCACTTCCCCCAGCTCGAGGCCCCCGGCCCCTTCGGGTCGGCGCTCGCCACCTGGCTGGAGGAGACCCGGCCCGAGCGGCTCGACCTGGCGGCGCTGCGACGGCGGCTCGACGGGCCGCGGGACGAGCAGCTACCGGACCGCGCGGCTCAGCACGACGACGACGAGCCCCAGGATCACCAACCCCCACGAGGCGACGCGGCTCTGGGGGTCGGGTTCCCAGCGCACCCCGACCATGAGGAGGGCGCGGCGGGTGAGCTGGGGGGCCACCGCCATGCCGGCGCCCACCACGGCGAGGGCGATGCCGATGATCCGCAGGATGCCGAGCCCCATCAGTTGAGCATGCCACGGGCGCTGGCGTAG